Proteins from one Brevibacillus humidisoli genomic window:
- a CDS encoding GerAB/ArcD/ProY family transporter, whose product MISRFQFYLLTINYILGTTLFVLIQRLVTQAGQDAWLMPMWAGSFGLLVGLFWILLFRYYPGKSLVQIPMDAWGRPLGIFVAVLYFLFFCNLAGWVLRNLSDFMNATLMPETPKSMLHVMFLLVACYSVAHGAETIGRLNQVITPFLFFPFWLVLLLATVNWDWERLQPVFHSDLGAILQYHSFIGFPYMETIALTMLFPLVKQGAGRPILLGMLTASVSLSLTMFMIIGLLGVERASRLTFPVYTVVQEVSIGEAIINIHSIISVILLILIFIKLLVLIYGAYETLRQVFRPKTRWPHFLGLTILLSATALSIYENPIQNGEWNVKYTFIYDSFFVLLIPFLLLVTTWAKRRFEKRIKRRMN is encoded by the coding sequence ATGATTTCCCGCTTCCAGTTTTATCTGCTGACGATCAACTATATACTCGGAACCACCCTTTTCGTGCTGATCCAACGGCTGGTCACACAGGCGGGACAGGATGCCTGGCTCATGCCCATGTGGGCAGGAAGTTTTGGCTTACTCGTCGGTCTGTTCTGGATCTTGCTTTTCCGATATTACCCGGGCAAAAGTCTGGTGCAAATCCCGATGGATGCGTGGGGACGTCCTCTGGGAATATTTGTTGCCGTCCTGTACTTTCTTTTCTTCTGTAATCTGGCCGGATGGGTCCTGCGAAATTTAAGCGATTTTATGAATGCAACCCTCATGCCGGAGACGCCGAAAAGCATGCTTCATGTCATGTTTCTGCTTGTCGCCTGCTATTCGGTCGCTCACGGAGCGGAAACGATCGGACGATTGAATCAGGTCATCACTCCGTTTTTGTTCTTCCCGTTCTGGCTTGTTCTGTTGCTGGCGACGGTGAATTGGGATTGGGAAAGACTTCAGCCCGTATTCCATTCCGACCTGGGCGCCATCCTGCAATACCACTCCTTTATTGGTTTTCCGTATATGGAAACCATTGCGCTCACGATGTTGTTCCCGCTGGTCAAACAGGGGGCAGGCCGCCCCATTTTGCTTGGTATGTTGACCGCTTCCGTTTCGCTCAGCTTGACCATGTTTATGATTATCGGTTTATTGGGTGTGGAAAGGGCTTCCCGGCTTACTTTTCCGGTGTATACGGTCGTGCAGGAAGTTTCGATCGGCGAGGCGATCATCAACATCCATTCCATCATCTCCGTCATTTTGCTGATACTGATTTTCATCAAGCTGCTGGTACTGATCTACGGGGCTTACGAAACGCTGCGTCAAGTATTTCGTCCCAAAACCCGCTGGCCTCACTTTCTGGGTTTGACGATTTTGTTGTCGGCCACCGCCCTGTCCATCTATGAAAACCCGATCCAAAACGGGGAATGGAATGTAAAATATACATTCATATACGACAGTTTCTTTGTTCTGCTGATCCCCTTTTTGTTGCTGGTGACAACATGGGCCAAACGCAGGTTCGAGAAACGAATCAAAAGGAGGATGAATTGA
- a CDS encoding methyl-accepting chemotaxis protein, which yields MAKPKYSVVKKMVWGITGVSVITYGTSAFCIFTLQDVLNPYIPEWLFIWITLALGVFWTGFLGWLAARWFVRPLLQLTEAANSASAGNLRVEIIPHQSDDELRALGLSFAQMIQNLRKMIDGISTNFMATDVHVDELRTVIGQAASHVESITATIEDIAQGAEQQSKSSEAMYASVEHMTKITDEINEKASTARNVTSQMVATIEDHTSVIQSLVDGMQKLAASSQESIEVVRCLERNAQEISEISGVVGELANQTHLLALNASIEAARAGEYGKGFAVVAEEVKKLAGQSSQAVHDINQLISQIQSEVSNTVQKIAEQSDVAKQESAHGETAAVALQQIAGEAEKVAQTVNHIASMVSYQADQVQSAFHEARDVADIASKICLGAKGVFASTQEQTAVMEEIAASSEILREQSKTLKQQIEYFHV from the coding sequence ATGGCAAAACCGAAATATAGTGTGGTTAAGAAAATGGTATGGGGCATTACCGGGGTTTCCGTTATCACCTATGGGACGAGTGCGTTTTGTATCTTTACGTTGCAAGATGTGTTGAACCCCTACATCCCTGAGTGGCTCTTCATCTGGATCACACTTGCATTGGGTGTTTTCTGGACTGGTTTCTTGGGATGGCTTGCGGCCAGATGGTTCGTCCGACCGCTGCTGCAACTGACAGAAGCGGCCAACAGCGCCTCCGCGGGAAACTTGCGTGTTGAGATCATTCCGCATCAATCGGATGATGAACTGCGAGCACTCGGTCTATCATTTGCTCAGATGATCCAAAATCTAAGAAAAATGATTGATGGCATTTCAACCAACTTCATGGCAACCGATGTCCATGTGGATGAATTAAGAACAGTGATTGGACAAGCTGCCTCTCACGTGGAATCGATCACTGCGACGATTGAAGATATCGCACAAGGAGCTGAGCAGCAATCGAAGTCTTCAGAAGCGATGTACGCTTCCGTCGAGCATATGACGAAGATCACGGATGAAATCAATGAAAAAGCTAGTACGGCACGAAATGTGACAAGTCAAATGGTGGCAACGATTGAGGATCACACCAGCGTGATCCAATCATTAGTGGACGGCATGCAAAAACTGGCCGCCTCCAGCCAAGAATCGATTGAGGTCGTCCGGTGTTTGGAACGAAACGCACAAGAAATAAGCGAAATATCCGGAGTTGTCGGTGAACTTGCCAACCAGACCCACTTGCTGGCTCTTAATGCTTCCATTGAAGCAGCGAGAGCCGGCGAATACGGAAAAGGCTTTGCGGTTGTGGCAGAAGAAGTGAAAAAACTGGCCGGACAAAGTTCTCAGGCTGTTCATGATATCAATCAACTGATCAGTCAAATTCAGTCCGAAGTAAGCAACACCGTACAGAAAATAGCGGAGCAAAGTGATGTGGCCAAGCAGGAATCGGCCCACGGTGAAACGGCTGCTGTGGCCCTCCAACAGATCGCGGGAGAAGCCGAGAAAGTGGCGCAAACCGTGAATCATATCGCTTCCATGGTCTCCTACCAAGCGGATCAAGTACAGAGCGCCTTTCACGAAGCGCGTGACGTAGCTGACATTGCCTCCAAAATATGTCTGGGTGCAAAAGGCGTGTTCGCTTCCACCCAGGAACAAACAGCCGTGATGGAAGAAATCGCAGCATCGTCAGAGATCTTGCGAGAGCAGTCCAAAACATTAAAGCAGCAAATCGAGTATTTCCATGTGTAA
- the iolD gene encoding 3D-(3,5/4)-trihydroxycyclohexane-1,2-dione acylhydrolase (decyclizing), translating into MNLIRLTTAQALVRFLHQQYVEFDGKEERFVKGVFTIFGHGNVLGLGQALEENPGDLQVYQGRNEQGMAQAAVAFAKQKHRKQIMACTSSVGPGAANMVTAAATASANNIPVLLLPGDTFATRQPDPVLQQIERCHDATITTNDAFRAVSKYWDRVNRPEQLMTAMIHAMRVLTDPADTGAVTIALPQDVQGEVYDFPAYFFRKRVHRIERRVPNEADIQDAVELLQRKKKPVIICGGGVRYSEAATTLKRFAEKFNIPYAETQAGKSAIESDHPWNLGGVGVTGNLAANLIAREADLVIGVGTRYSDFTTGSKQLFQHPEVEFLTINVSEYHAAKLDSVKIVADAKRALEALESELERIGYRSAYTEEIQSAKTAWERELNRLYQVRYRPEGFTPEVAGHLDEVLPEFIDTYQSCLTQTEVIALVNRRIPEDAIIIGAAGSLPGDLQRMWKSRRPNTYHMEYGYSCMGYEISGALGVKMAEPDKEIYALVGDGSYLMLHSELITSIQEGLKINVLLFDNASFGCINNLQMDNGTGSFATEFRYRNPDTGRLDGPFIKIDFAQSAAGYGIQTYSVQTLKELEEALEDAKKQTVSTLIDIKVLPKTMTIGYESWWHVGIAGTSQNPKVNAAYLEKESHLKKAKKY; encoded by the coding sequence ATGAATCTGATCAGGTTAACCACGGCGCAAGCGTTGGTGAGGTTTTTACATCAGCAGTATGTAGAGTTTGACGGGAAAGAAGAGAGGTTTGTCAAAGGCGTTTTCACCATCTTCGGCCACGGTAATGTATTAGGATTGGGCCAGGCATTGGAAGAGAACCCGGGAGATCTCCAGGTGTACCAGGGGAGAAATGAGCAAGGCATGGCACAAGCAGCGGTTGCATTTGCCAAGCAAAAACATCGCAAACAAATCATGGCCTGCACCTCTTCTGTCGGTCCGGGAGCAGCCAATATGGTGACGGCGGCAGCAACCGCGTCAGCCAACAATATTCCTGTCCTGCTGCTGCCTGGAGACACGTTTGCCACCAGACAGCCTGACCCTGTCCTGCAGCAAATCGAACGCTGCCATGATGCAACGATCACGACGAACGATGCCTTTCGGGCGGTCAGCAAATACTGGGACCGAGTCAACCGACCGGAACAATTGATGACAGCGATGATCCATGCGATGCGTGTCCTCACTGACCCGGCGGATACGGGGGCGGTAACGATTGCCTTGCCTCAAGATGTGCAAGGTGAGGTTTATGATTTCCCCGCCTATTTCTTCCGCAAACGGGTACATCGGATCGAACGGCGTGTGCCAAATGAAGCGGATATACAAGATGCGGTGGAACTGCTGCAAAGGAAGAAAAAACCTGTGATCATCTGCGGCGGCGGTGTACGATACTCGGAAGCTGCCACAACATTAAAGCGGTTCGCGGAGAAATTCAACATCCCATATGCCGAAACGCAAGCTGGAAAAAGTGCGATTGAAAGCGATCATCCGTGGAATCTGGGTGGAGTCGGTGTAACCGGTAACCTGGCAGCCAATCTGATCGCCAGAGAAGCTGATCTGGTGATCGGGGTTGGGACCAGGTACTCGGATTTTACAACTGGCTCCAAACAATTGTTCCAACATCCGGAGGTAGAGTTCCTGACGATCAATGTTTCCGAGTACCACGCTGCCAAGTTGGATTCTGTGAAGATCGTAGCTGACGCGAAACGAGCCCTTGAGGCATTGGAGTCGGAATTGGAGCGGATCGGATACCGTTCCGCCTATACGGAAGAAATCCAATCGGCCAAGACGGCATGGGAGAGGGAATTGAATCGCCTGTACCAGGTGCGTTATCGCCCTGAAGGATTTACCCCCGAGGTGGCGGGTCATCTGGATGAAGTACTGCCGGAGTTCATCGACACCTATCAATCCTGTCTGACCCAAACAGAAGTGATCGCGTTGGTCAATCGCCGCATCCCTGAAGATGCAATCATTATCGGGGCTGCTGGCAGCCTGCCCGGCGACTTGCAAAGAATGTGGAAGTCTCGTCGCCCCAATACCTACCACATGGAATACGGCTATTCCTGCATGGGTTATGAGATATCTGGAGCGCTTGGCGTCAAAATGGCTGAACCAGACAAAGAAATATACGCCTTGGTGGGGGATGGCAGCTATCTCATGCTGCATTCCGAATTGATCACCAGCATCCAGGAAGGCCTAAAAATCAATGTATTGTTGTTTGATAACGCCTCCTTCGGATGCATCAACAACTTGCAAATGGATAATGGGACGGGCAGCTTTGCCACGGAATTCCGCTACCGCAATCCCGATACCGGTCGGCTGGACGGCCCGTTCATCAAGATTGATTTTGCGCAAAGCGCAGCCGGATACGGCATCCAGACTTACTCGGTGCAAACGCTGAAAGAACTGGAAGAAGCCCTTGAAGATGCCAAAAAGCAAACCGTCTCTACGCTGATCGATATAAAAGTACTCCCGAAGACGATGACCATTGGGTATGAATCGTGGTGGCATGTTGGGATAGCAGGCACTTCGCAAAATCCCAAGGTCAATGCCGCCTATCTGGAAAAAGAAAGCCATCTGAAAAAGGCAAAAAAATACTAG
- the iolC gene encoding 5-dehydro-2-deoxygluconokinase — translation MNHVTFDGEKPLDFIAMGRLCIDLNANEINRPMEETVTFTKYVGGSPANIAIGLSRLGMKTGFIGRVADDQMGRFIVRYLHQNQIDTSCVITDRTGSVTGLAFTEIKSPTDCSILMYRDNVADLKLEPKDVSEAYIQKAKALLISGTALAHSPSREAVFLALNYARKHKVVVFFDIDYRPYTWTSPEETAVYYNLAAEKCDVIIGTREEFDLMECFEQNGNHDDRYTANKWFDHCARIVVIKHGKDGSIAYTKEGEAYRGTTFPANVIKTFGAGDSYAAGFIYGLMNGWEIPKAMEYGAAAASIVISSHSCSDAMPTAQQIDDYMAMCKSRKWVMK, via the coding sequence ATGAATCACGTAACGTTTGACGGCGAAAAACCGCTCGATTTTATCGCGATGGGACGCCTGTGTATCGATCTAAACGCCAATGAGATCAATCGCCCGATGGAAGAAACGGTCACCTTCACGAAATATGTGGGGGGCTCACCGGCCAATATTGCGATTGGGCTGTCCAGATTAGGGATGAAGACAGGGTTTATTGGCCGCGTGGCTGATGATCAGATGGGGCGGTTTATCGTCCGCTACCTGCATCAGAACCAAATCGACACCTCCTGCGTCATCACGGATCGGACGGGAAGTGTTACAGGACTTGCTTTCACAGAAATCAAAAGTCCGACCGATTGCAGTATTCTCATGTACCGCGATAATGTAGCCGACTTGAAGCTGGAACCAAAAGATGTTAGCGAGGCCTACATCCAAAAAGCAAAGGCGCTTTTGATTTCAGGCACAGCATTGGCTCACAGCCCATCCCGTGAAGCCGTATTTCTGGCTCTGAATTATGCCAGAAAACACAAGGTAGTCGTCTTCTTTGACATCGACTACCGGCCCTATACGTGGACTTCGCCAGAGGAGACGGCGGTTTACTACAATCTGGCGGCTGAGAAATGCGATGTCATTATTGGAACCCGTGAAGAGTTTGATCTGATGGAATGCTTCGAACAAAATGGAAATCACGATGATCGCTATACAGCGAACAAATGGTTTGACCACTGCGCCAGGATTGTCGTGATCAAACACGGCAAAGATGGCTCCATTGCCTACACGAAAGAGGGAGAAGCCTATAGGGGAACTACCTTTCCGGCCAATGTGATCAAAACATTTGGCGCCGGGGACTCCTACGCTGCAGGGTTTATATACGGACTGATGAACGGGTGGGAGATCCCAAAAGCCATGGAGTACGGTGCAGCCGCCGCTTCTATCGTCATTTCCAGTCACAGTTGCTCAGATGCGATGCCAACAGCACAGCAAATCGACGATTATATGGCGATGTGCAAAAGTAGAAAATGGGTCATGAAATAG
- a CDS encoding MerR family transcriptional regulator, translating to MLMGEIAKRTGLTKKAICYYIEQGLLHPVGETESGYRHFTTEELQRLLMIRELRELERFKLPAEMEGLFDLLSDSTIEELIEQNRKQALELLAASPEKLAAIADRLREHLHSQPNTLSQLASMMRDSKRVLSQAGYYEEIPPLMKRISPLYAEYVNRLEQLQERLPVQLGEQGYHLL from the coding sequence ATGCTGATGGGAGAGATCGCAAAGCGTACTGGCTTGACCAAGAAGGCGATCTGCTATTATATCGAGCAAGGCCTTCTCCATCCTGTCGGTGAAACAGAGAGCGGTTATCGGCATTTTACCACCGAAGAACTACAGAGGTTATTGATGATTAGAGAGCTGCGGGAGCTGGAGCGGTTTAAGCTGCCTGCAGAGATGGAAGGGTTATTTGACCTCTTGTCCGACAGCACCATCGAGGAGTTGATCGAACAAAACCGCAAACAGGCCTTGGAGTTGCTCGCCGCTTCGCCGGAAAAGCTGGCCGCGATCGCTGACCGTCTCCGCGAGCACTTGCACAGTCAACCCAACACCCTCTCCCAGCTCGCCTCTATGATGCGGGACAGCAAGCGTGTTCTCTCCCAAGCCGGGTATTACGAAGAGATTCCCCCTTTGATGAAGCGGATCAGCCCCCTCTATGCCGAATACGTAAACAGACTGGAACAACTGCAGGAGCGGTTGCCGGTTCAATTAGGGGAACAGGGCTATCACCTCCTCTAA
- the iolB gene encoding 5-deoxy-glucuronate isomerase, with translation MSRLIVPSLRPNHEGNVLTITPKSAGWQYIGFEVYTLKPGQVLKKETADQEVCLVLLAGIAHLSTNRERWENIGQRMNVFEKIPPYSAYVPAGDSFSIEAVTDLELAVCRAPGKGTYPARLLAPADVGVEIRGAGNIERQIHNILPEQKPADSLLVVEVFTPEGNWSSYPPHKHDQDNLPDESYLEETYYHKVNPGHGFAVQRVYTDDRSLDETLIVQNGDTVLVPKGYHPVSAPPGYEVYYLNVMAGPVRTWKFQNDPDHEWVMTSKLAAK, from the coding sequence ATGTCCAGATTGATTGTCCCCAGCCTAAGACCCAATCACGAAGGCAACGTGTTGACGATTACCCCGAAATCCGCCGGGTGGCAGTATATCGGCTTTGAAGTCTACACGCTGAAGCCAGGGCAAGTCTTGAAAAAGGAAACGGCTGATCAGGAGGTCTGCCTTGTTCTCCTGGCGGGAATCGCTCATCTCTCTACCAACCGAGAAAGATGGGAGAACATCGGACAGCGGATGAATGTGTTCGAAAAGATTCCCCCCTATTCCGCTTATGTACCTGCCGGAGATTCGTTTTCAATAGAGGCGGTTACGGATCTGGAATTGGCCGTATGCCGCGCGCCGGGCAAGGGAACATACCCTGCCCGGCTACTTGCTCCTGCAGACGTAGGTGTCGAGATCAGGGGAGCTGGAAACATCGAAAGACAGATTCACAACATCCTTCCCGAACAAAAACCGGCGGACAGCTTGCTGGTAGTAGAAGTGTTCACGCCGGAAGGAAACTGGTCCAGTTATCCTCCGCACAAACACGATCAAGACAACCTGCCTGATGAATCCTATCTGGAAGAGACGTATTATCACAAAGTAAATCCCGGTCACGGATTTGCCGTACAACGAGTCTACACGGACGATCGTTCTCTGGATGAAACGCTGATCGTCCAGAACGGCGATACGGTATTGGTGCCCAAGGGTTACCATCCTGTTTCCGCTCCACCTGGTTACGAAGTCTACTACTTGAACGTGATGGCGGGCCCGGTCCGTACCTGGAAGTTTCAGAACGATCCGGATCACGAGTGGGTGATGACCAGTAAACTGGCGGCAAAGTAG
- the iolE gene encoding myo-inosose-2 dehydratase has translation MAVEQTTRNHFRIGIAPISWVNDDISGLGDHYSQDQVLSEMASLGYISTEMGRLFMQDPPALKEKLAEYGIQLASKFVGTLFTDADRLDEELHSFGNWVKYLKEMGCEHVIVCEMGGSMHWDPRRPPGTKDVKRFTDEEWKNLVNGLHRAATLAQAAGMQLVYHPHAGTAVETVDEIDRLLASTDPELVHLLYDTGHALYGGYDPLELLQKYYERISYVHVKDVRRDILETVRREQIDFRTAVLKGMFTVPGDGCIDFAPIFRELVQRNYDGWVIVEAEQDPAVAHPYTYAKLAKEYLDATVVSVKAMCQG, from the coding sequence ATGGCAGTGGAGCAAACGACCAGGAACCACTTCCGGATCGGGATCGCTCCGATCAGTTGGGTAAACGATGATATTTCTGGTCTCGGCGATCACTATTCGCAAGACCAGGTCTTGTCTGAGATGGCCTCATTGGGGTACATCTCAACCGAGATGGGGCGCTTGTTCATGCAAGATCCCCCCGCTCTGAAGGAAAAATTGGCGGAGTACGGCATTCAGTTGGCAAGCAAATTCGTTGGGACTTTGTTTACGGATGCAGATCGACTGGATGAGGAGCTCCACTCCTTCGGCAATTGGGTGAAATATCTGAAGGAAATGGGTTGTGAACATGTGATCGTATGTGAAATGGGTGGTTCCATGCATTGGGATCCACGTCGCCCTCCCGGAACAAAAGATGTCAAAAGATTTACGGATGAAGAGTGGAAAAACCTGGTGAACGGACTTCATCGTGCGGCTACACTCGCCCAAGCAGCAGGGATGCAGCTTGTCTACCATCCCCACGCTGGCACAGCGGTAGAGACAGTAGACGAAATCGATCGCTTGCTGGCGTCAACGGACCCCGAGCTGGTCCATCTCTTGTACGATACAGGCCATGCGCTGTATGGCGGGTATGATCCGCTGGAACTTCTGCAGAAATATTATGAACGGATCAGCTACGTCCATGTAAAAGATGTCCGCCGTGACATTTTGGAGACGGTCAGAAGGGAGCAGATCGATTTTCGCACGGCGGTGCTAAAAGGGATGTTTACCGTTCCAGGAGATGGCTGCATTGACTTTGCGCCCATATTTCGGGAACTTGTCCAGCGAAACTACGATGGCTGGGTCATTGTGGAAGCCGAACAAGATCCCGCGGTTGCTCATCCATACACGTACGCCAAACTGGCAAAGGAGTACCTGGACGCGACCGTCGTCTCCGTAAAAGCGATGTGTCAAGGATAG
- a CDS encoding substrate-binding domain-containing protein, with protein sequence MLQLASLGMGITLTSKRIAEQFKATDYFELPPTYRYVEKYLVTRLHYELSPLEKQFVETSQRSFA encoded by the coding sequence TTGCTTCAGCTTGCCTCCCTGGGTATGGGAATTACCCTGACCTCCAAAAGGATTGCGGAGCAGTTCAAGGCTACAGATTATTTCGAACTGCCCCCAACGTATCGATATGTCGAGAAATATTTGGTGACACGACTGCATTATGAGCTCTCACCACTGGAAAAGCAGTTCGTCGAAACAAGCCAACGTTCCTTTGCCTAA
- a CDS encoding Ger(x)C family spore germination protein yields MAYRYAAGLFILMMFTTLLTACWDKTEMNELALVSMVGVDSDPDSGKKKVYYQIINPLSGTSARGTPGGEQAPVYTYEISGSSFGEIKSTVYQLLPRKLFVAHYEVLLVSQRVARQGIRDIVNFIEMQPNGRSSVPMLIVDGPISQVMKTFTPLERVPSDAIDSRLKLLIRNSLLVGKHIKVNDVIERMEKSDTIVLPLIAGMKESPSSNSGETSADIDANQNNFIVGGGAVFRDYRMAGKLNDAQLVWYHLLNGDRGRHVRRFQVEGKQVSVELRLVRIKREVFWKSDQPVLQIRLDLELSTALASEFIPHSRNEVERLENRLDQIIADESLAFYQMTRERGWDLLRIRDLLRKQTPNHPDIDRAAKNAEVMIHVNTRLLRTVSISQPY; encoded by the coding sequence ATGGCCTACCGGTATGCAGCGGGCCTGTTCATCCTGATGATGTTTACCACTCTGCTTACGGCTTGCTGGGACAAGACGGAGATGAACGAACTGGCGCTGGTCAGCATGGTGGGGGTGGACAGCGATCCGGACAGCGGCAAAAAAAAGGTGTATTACCAAATCATCAACCCGTTAAGCGGCACTTCCGCCAGAGGAACGCCGGGAGGCGAACAAGCCCCCGTCTACACCTACGAAATCAGCGGATCGTCTTTTGGGGAAATCAAATCAACCGTCTACCAATTGCTGCCCCGCAAATTATTCGTCGCCCATTATGAAGTGTTGCTCGTTTCCCAGCGGGTCGCCAGACAAGGCATCCGCGATATTGTCAACTTTATCGAAATGCAACCCAACGGCCGCTCGTCGGTCCCGATGCTGATCGTCGACGGACCGATATCTCAGGTCATGAAAACATTTACTCCCCTGGAGCGGGTGCCGTCTGACGCGATCGATTCCAGGCTCAAACTGCTGATCCGCAATTCGCTCCTGGTGGGAAAACATATCAAGGTCAATGATGTCATTGAACGGATGGAAAAGTCGGATACGATCGTATTGCCGTTGATCGCCGGAATGAAGGAGTCACCTTCTTCCAACAGCGGGGAAACGTCGGCGGATATCGACGCCAATCAAAACAACTTTATCGTCGGAGGCGGGGCGGTTTTCCGGGATTACCGCATGGCGGGCAAACTGAATGATGCACAACTGGTCTGGTATCATTTGCTGAATGGCGATCGAGGTCGCCACGTGCGGCGGTTTCAGGTGGAGGGAAAACAGGTATCCGTAGAATTGAGACTGGTTCGCATAAAACGTGAGGTCTTTTGGAAATCCGACCAACCTGTCCTCCAGATCCGCCTGGACCTCGAACTGTCCACCGCCTTGGCAAGCGAGTTCATCCCGCATTCCCGGAATGAGGTGGAGAGGCTTGAGAACAGACTGGATCAAATCATAGCAGACGAGTCGCTCGCCTTTTATCAAATGACACGGGAGCGGGGCTGGGATCTGCTAAGAATCAGGGACTTGTTGCGTAAACAGACGCCAAATCATCCGGACATCGACAGGGCGGCGAAAAACGCGGAAGTCATGATTCATGTAAACACCCGGCTGTTGAGAACGGTCAGCATAAGTCAACCTTATTAA
- a CDS encoding CoA-acylating methylmalonate-semialdehyde dehydrogenase — translation MSTDTKGQTVKNFIGGQWMVSTSDKIEAVPNPATGEVLAHVSISNREDLDRAVEAAKEAFKSWRKTAVPRRARILFKYQQLLVEHWEELARLVTLENGKSYGEAYGEVQRGIECVEFAAGAPTLLMGRQLPDIATNIESGMYRYPVGVVGGITPFNFPMMVPCWMFPLAIACGNTFVLKPSERTPLLANRLAALFQEAGLPDGVLNIVHGAHDVVNGLLEHPGVKAISFVGSQPVAEYVYRTGAARGKRVQALAGAKNHSIVMPDADLDLAVKEIINAAYGSAGERCMAASVVVPVGEIAEPLIEKLVQAADQITIGNGLDEGVFLGPVIRDSHKERTVKYIEIGDQEGALLIRDGRKEAAADRQGYFVGPTIFDQVTPDMTIWKEEIFAPVLSIVRVHSLDEAIEVTNQSPFANGACIYTKDGSNVRQFREEIDAGMLGVNLGVPAPMAFFPFSGWKNSFYGDLHANGPDGVEFYTRKKMVTARW, via the coding sequence ATGTCTACAGACACGAAAGGGCAAACAGTAAAAAACTTTATCGGCGGCCAATGGATGGTGTCCACTTCCGACAAAATCGAAGCCGTACCAAATCCCGCAACGGGAGAGGTGCTGGCCCATGTATCGATCTCCAACCGAGAAGATTTGGATCGGGCGGTGGAAGCGGCAAAGGAAGCGTTTAAAAGCTGGAGGAAAACGGCTGTTCCGCGGAGAGCGCGCATCCTGTTTAAATACCAACAACTATTGGTTGAACATTGGGAAGAGCTGGCTCGCCTGGTAACCTTGGAGAACGGCAAAAGCTACGGAGAGGCATACGGCGAAGTACAGCGCGGGATTGAATGCGTAGAGTTTGCAGCAGGTGCTCCAACGCTACTGATGGGCAGGCAGCTTCCCGATATTGCCACGAATATTGAATCCGGGATGTACCGTTATCCGGTTGGCGTGGTCGGAGGAATTACGCCATTCAACTTCCCGATGATGGTTCCGTGCTGGATGTTCCCGCTCGCCATCGCTTGCGGAAACACCTTTGTGTTAAAGCCGTCCGAGCGCACCCCCTTATTGGCGAACCGTCTGGCAGCATTATTTCAGGAGGCTGGACTTCCGGATGGAGTACTCAACATCGTTCATGGCGCTCATGATGTGGTAAACGGATTGCTGGAACACCCTGGGGTCAAAGCGATCTCTTTTGTCGGCTCACAACCGGTTGCCGAGTATGTGTATCGTACCGGTGCCGCACGAGGGAAACGTGTTCAAGCATTGGCCGGGGCGAAGAACCATTCGATTGTGATGCCGGACGCAGACCTGGATTTGGCAGTCAAGGAGATCATCAATGCCGCCTATGGTTCAGCCGGTGAGAGATGTATGGCAGCATCTGTTGTGGTACCGGTTGGAGAGATTGCTGAACCCCTGATCGAAAAATTGGTTCAAGCCGCCGACCAGATTACGATCGGAAACGGGTTGGATGAAGGGGTGTTTCTTGGACCGGTGATTCGCGATTCACATAAAGAAAGAACCGTAAAATATATCGAAATCGGGGACCAAGAGGGAGCGCTGTTGATCCGCGATGGACGTAAAGAGGCAGCGGCTGACCGACAAGGTTATTTTGTCGGGCCCACGATTTTCGATCAGGTCACCCCGGATATGACGATCTGGAAGGAGGAAATTTTTGCACCTGTCTTATCGATCGTGCGTGTCCATTCGCTGGATGAAGCAATAGAGGTAACCAACCAGTCACCCTTTGCCAACGGCGCTTGCATCTATACCAAAGATGGCAGCAACGTACGTCAATTCAGGGAAGAAATCGATGCCGGCATGTTGGGAGTAAACCTAGGTGTGCCCGCACCGATGGCCTTCTTCCCGTTCTCGGGATGGAAAAACTCCTTTTACGGCGATCTCCACGCCAACGGACCGGATGGCGTAGAGTTCTACACACGCAAAAAGATGGTGACAGCCCGCTGGTAA